A stretch of Gallus gallus isolate bGalGal1 chromosome 2, bGalGal1.mat.broiler.GRCg7b, whole genome shotgun sequence DNA encodes these proteins:
- the LOC112531190 gene encoding collagen alpha-1(V) chain-like isoform X1 — MGAAGAAGAAGGPRAAVTPPGPMGSHGTDRPNGTHGPNGHCHINGHNGHYDINGPNGPNGPNGHCHINGPNGPNGPNGHYDINGPNGPNGHYRRYEINGPDGPNGPNGHCVINGPNGHYEINGPNGPNGPNGHCHINGPNGPNGHYEINGPNGPNGPNGSNGHCDINGPNGPNGPNGHCDINGPNGPNGHYEINGPNGPNGPNGTAGAAGGPRAAVTPPGPMGSHGTDPPNGTHGPDGHCHINGPNGPNGHCDINGPNGPNGPNGPNGHCHINAPSGHNGPNGSNGHCDINGPNGPNRPNGPNGPNGRYDINGPNGPNGPNGRYDIKGPNGPNGTNGTDGPDGPNGPSGTTGPNGTAGAAGGPRAAVTPPGPMGSHGTDRPNGTHGPNGHCVINGPNGHYDINGPNGPNGPNGHCHINGHNGPNGHCVINGCNGPNGPNGPNGPNRTNGPNGTNRTNGPNGPNGHYDINGPNRTNGPNKTNGTNRTNGTEGPNGTNGPNGTNGHSGPNGPNRTNGPNGPNGTNGLNGTKGPNGANGPNGPNRTNGPNGTNRTNGPNRTNVTEGPNGPKGPNEPNGPNGTNGPDGINGPNRTNGTEGPNGTNGPNGANGHSGPNGPSGPNRTNGPNGTNGPNRTNRTEGPKAPNGTNGANGSNGTNGPNRTDGPNRTEDPMDPREPIEPVDPTEPMNPMAPMDPMDPMDPMDPMDPMEPRDPKHPMEPMEPMDPMDPMDPMDPTEPMAPMEPIEPMDPTEPMEPMEPRDPMAPMAAGLCFRPFVSLPLLIALLITMSCVP; from the exons atgggcgCTGCTGGCGCTGCTGGCGCTGCTGGAGGACCACGGGCTGCTGTGACACCACCCGGCCCAATGGGCTCACACGGAACCGACCGACCCAATGGGACCCATGGACCCAATGGACACTGTCATATCAATGGACACAATGGACACTATGATATCAATGGAcccaatggacccaatggacCCAATGGGCACTGTCATATCAATGGAcccaatggacccaatggacccaatggacACTATGATATCAATGGAcccaatggacccaatggacACTATAGACGCTATGAGATCAATGGACCCGATGGAcccaatggacccaatggacACTGTGTTATCAATGGACCCAATGGACACTATGAGATCAATGGAcccaatggacccaatggacCCAATGGGCACTGTCATATCAATGGAcccaatggacccaatggacACTATGAGATCAATGGAcccaatggacccaatggacCCAATGGTTCCAATGGACACTGTGATATCAATGGAcccaatggacccaatggacccaatggacACTGTGATAT caatggacccaatggacccaatggacACTATGAGATCAATGGAcccaatggacccaatggacccaatggcactgctggcgctgCTGGAGGGCCGCGGGCTGCTGTGACACCACCCGGCCCAATGGGCTCACACGGAACCGAcccacccaatgggacccatGGACCCGATGGGCACTGTCATATCAATGGACCCAATGGACCCAATGGGCACTGTGATATCAATGGAcccaatggacccaatggacccaatggacccaatggacACTGTCATATCAATGCACCCAGTGGACACAATGGACCCAATGGTTCCAATGGACACTGTGATATCAATGGACCCAATGGACCCAATAGAcccaatggacccaatggacccaatggacGCTATGATATCAATGGAcccaatggacccaatggacccaatggacGCTATGATATCAAGGGAcccaatggacccaatggaACCAATGGAACCGATGGACCCGATGGACCCAATGGACCCAGTGGAACCACTGGACCcaatggcactgctggcgctgCTGGAGGGCCGCGGGCTGCTGTGACACCACCCGGCCCAATGGGCTCACACGGAACCGACCGACCCAATGGGACCCATGGACCCAATGGGCACTGTGTTATCAATGGACCCAATGGACACTATGATATCAATGGAcccaatggacccaatggacCCAATGGGCACTGTCATATCAATGGACACAATGGGCCCAATGGACACTGTGTTATCAATGGATGCAATGGAcccaatggacccaatggacccaatggacCCAACAGAACCAATGGACCCAATGGAACCAACAGAAccaatggacccaatggacccaatggacACTATGATATCAATGGACCCAACAGAACCAATGGACCCAATAAAACCAATGGAACCAACAGAACCAATGGAACCGAGGGACCCAACGGAACCAACGGACCCAATGGCACCAATGGACACAGTGGACCCAATGGACCCAACAGAACCAACGGACCCAATGGACCCAACGGAACCAATGGACTCAACGGAACCAAGGGACCCAATGGCGCCAATGGGCCCAATGGACCCAATAGAACAAATGGACCCAATGGAACCAATAGAACCAATGGACCCAACAGAACCAATGTAACCGAGGGACCCAATGGACCCAAAGGACCCAATGAACCCAACGGACCCAACGGAACCAATGGACCCGATGGAATCAATGGACCCAACAGAACCAATGGAACCGAGGGACCCAACGGAACCAACGGACCCAATGGCGCCAATGGACACAGTGGACCCAATGGACCCAGTGGACCCAATAGAACCAATGGACCCAATGGAACCAATGGACCCAATAGAACCAATAGAACCGAGGGACCCAAAGCACCCAATGGAACCAATGGAGCCAATGGAAGCAACGGAACCAACGGACCCAATAGAACCGATGGACCCAACAGAACCGAGGACCCAATGGACCCAAGGGAACCAATAGAACCAGTGGACCCAACGGAACCAATGAACCCAATGGCGccaatggacccaatggacccaatggacccaatggacccaatggacccaatggaACCGAGGGATCCAAAGCACCCAATGGAACCAATGGAGccaatggacccaatggacccaatggacccaatggacCCAACAGAACCAATGGCCCCAATGGAACCAATAGAACCAATGGACCCAACAGAACCAATGGAACCAATGGAACCAAGGGACCCAATGGCGCCAATGGCAGCAGGCCTTTGCTTTCGGCCGTTCGTTTCCTTGCCTTTATTAATTGCACTGTTAATTACAATGAGCTGCGTTCCATGA
- the LOC112531190 gene encoding collagen alpha-1(I) chain-like isoform X13 has translation MDPMGPNGPNGHCVINGHNGPNGPNGPNGHCDINGPNGPNGPNGPNGPNGPNGHSDINGPNGPNGHYEINGPNGPNGPNGPNGPNGHCHINAPSGHNGPNGSNGHCDINGPNGPNRPNGPNGPNGRYDINGPNGPNGPNGRYDIKGPNGPNGTNGTDGPDGPNGPSGTTGPNGTAGAAGGPRAAVTPPGPMGSHGTDRPNGTHGPNGHCVINGPNGHYDINGPNGPNGPNGHCHINGHNGPNGHCVINGCNGPNGPNGPNGPNRTNGPNGTNRTNGPNGPNGHYDINGPNRTNGPNKTNGTNRTNGTEGPNGTNGPNGTNGHSGPNGPNRTNGPNGPNGTNGLNGTKGPNGANGPNGPNRTNGPNGTNRTNGPNRTNVTEGPNGPKGPNEPNGPNGTNGPDGINGPNRTNGTEGPNGTNGPNGANGHSGPNGPSGPNRTNGPNGTNGPNRTNRTEGPKAPNGTNGANGSNGTNGPNRTDGPNRTEDPMDPREPIEPVDPTEPMNPMAPMDPMDPMDPMDPMDPMEPRDPKHPMEPMEPMDPMDPMDPMDPTEPMAPMEPIEPMDPTEPMEPMEPRDPMAPMAAGLCFRPFVSLPLLIALLITMSCVP, from the exons AtggacccaatgggacccaatggacccaatggacACTGTGTTATCAATGGGCACAATGGACCCAATGGTcccaatggacccaatggacACTGTGATATCAATGGAcccaatggacccaatggacccaatggacccaatggacccaatggacccaatggacACTCTGATAT caatggacccaatggacccaatggacACTATGAGATCAATGGAcc CAATGGAcccaatggacccaatggacccaatggacccaatggacACTGTCATATCAATGCACCCAGTGGACACAATGGACCCAATGGTTCCAATGGACACTGTGATATCAATGGACCCAATGGACCCAATAGAcccaatggacccaatggacccaatggacGCTATGATATCAATGGAcccaatggacccaatggacccaatggacGCTATGATATCAAGGGAcccaatggacccaatggaACCAATGGAACCGATGGACCCGATGGACCCAATGGACCCAGTGGAACCACTGGACCcaatggcactgctggcgctgCTGGAGGGCCGCGGGCTGCTGTGACACCACCCGGCCCAATGGGCTCACACGGAACCGACCGACCCAATGGGACCCATGGACCCAATGGGCACTGTGTTATCAATGGACCCAATGGACACTATGATATCAATGGAcccaatggacccaatggacCCAATGGGCACTGTCATATCAATGGACACAATGGGCCCAATGGACACTGTGTTATCAATGGATGCAATGGAcccaatggacccaatggacccaatggacCCAACAGAACCAATGGACCCAATGGAACCAACAGAAccaatggacccaatggacccaatggacACTATGATATCAATGGACCCAACAGAACCAATGGACCCAATAAAACCAATGGAACCAACAGAACCAATGGAACCGAGGGACCCAACGGAACCAACGGACCCAATGGCACCAATGGACACAGTGGACCCAATGGACCCAACAGAACCAACGGACCCAATGGACCCAACGGAACCAATGGACTCAACGGAACCAAGGGACCCAATGGCGCCAATGGGCCCAATGGACCCAATAGAACAAATGGACCCAATGGAACCAATAGAACCAATGGACCCAACAGAACCAATGTAACCGAGGGACCCAATGGACCCAAAGGACCCAATGAACCCAACGGACCCAACGGAACCAATGGACCCGATGGAATCAATGGACCCAACAGAACCAATGGAACCGAGGGACCCAACGGAACCAACGGACCCAATGGCGCCAATGGACACAGTGGACCCAATGGACCCAGTGGACCCAATAGAACCAATGGACCCAATGGAACCAATGGACCCAATAGAACCAATAGAACCGAGGGACCCAAAGCACCCAATGGAACCAATGGAGCCAATGGAAGCAACGGAACCAACGGACCCAATAGAACCGATGGACCCAACAGAACCGAGGACCCAATGGACCCAAGGGAACCAATAGAACCAGTGGACCCAACGGAACCAATGAACCCAATGGCGccaatggacccaatggacccaatggacccaatggacccaatggacccaatggaACCGAGGGATCCAAAGCACCCAATGGAACCAATGGAGccaatggacccaatggacccaatggacccaatggacCCAACAGAACCAATGGCCCCAATGGAACCAATAGAACCAATGGACCCAACAGAACCAATGGAACCAATGGAACCAAGGGACCCAATGGCGCCAATGGCAGCAGGCCTTTGCTTTCGGCCGTTCGTTTCCTTGCCTTTATTAATTGCACTGTTAATTACAATGAGCTGCGTTCCATGA
- the LOC112531190 gene encoding collagen alpha-2(I) chain-like isoform X12, with protein sequence MDPMGPNGPNGHCVINGHNGPNGPNGPNGHCDINGPNGPNGPNGPNGPNGPNGHSDINGPNGHCDINGPNGPNGHCHINGPNGPNGHCDINGPNGPNGPNGPNGHCHINAPSGHNGPNGSNGHCDINGPNGPNRPNGPNGPNGRYDINGPNGPNGPNGRYDIKGPNGPNGTNGTDGPDGPNGPSGTTGPNGTAGAAGGPRAAVTPPGPMGSHGTDRPNGTHGPNGHCVINGPNGHYDINGPNGPNGPNGHCHINGHNGPNGHCVINGCNGPNGPNGPNGPNRTNGPNGTNRTNGPNGPNGHYDINGPNRTNGPNKTNGTNRTNGTEGPNGTNGPNGTNGHSGPNGPNRTNGPNGPNGTNGLNGTKGPNGANGPNGPNRTNGPNGTNRTNGPNRTNVTEGPNGPKGPNEPNGPNGTNGPDGINGPNRTNGTEGPNGTNGPNGANGHSGPNGPSGPNRTNGPNGTNGPNRTNRTEGPKAPNGTNGANGSNGTNGPNRTDGPNRTEDPMDPREPIEPVDPTEPMNPMAPMDPMDPMDPMDPMDPMEPRDPKHPMEPMEPMDPMDPMDPMDPTEPMAPMEPIEPMDPTEPMEPMEPRDPMAPMAAGLCFRPFVSLPLLIALLITMSCVP encoded by the exons AtggacccaatgggacccaatggacccaatggacACTGTGTTATCAATGGGCACAATGGACCCAATGGTcccaatggacccaatggacACTGTGATATCAATGGAcccaatggacccaatggacccaatggacccaatggacccaatggacccaatggacACTCTGATATCAATGGACCCAATGGA CACTGTGATATCAATGGAcccaatggaccca ATGGGCACTGTCATATCAATGGACCCAATGGACCCAATGGGCACTGTGATATCAATGGAcccaatggacccaatggacccaatggacccaatggacACTGTCATATCAATGCACCCAGTGGACACAATGGACCCAATGGTTCCAATGGACACTGTGATATCAATGGACCCAATGGACCCAATAGAcccaatggacccaatggacccaatggacGCTATGATATCAATGGAcccaatggacccaatggacccaatggacGCTATGATATCAAGGGAcccaatggacccaatggaACCAATGGAACCGATGGACCCGATGGACCCAATGGACCCAGTGGAACCACTGGACCcaatggcactgctggcgctgCTGGAGGGCCGCGGGCTGCTGTGACACCACCCGGCCCAATGGGCTCACACGGAACCGACCGACCCAATGGGACCCATGGACCCAATGGGCACTGTGTTATCAATGGACCCAATGGACACTATGATATCAATGGAcccaatggacccaatggacCCAATGGGCACTGTCATATCAATGGACACAATGGGCCCAATGGACACTGTGTTATCAATGGATGCAATGGAcccaatggacccaatggacccaatggacCCAACAGAACCAATGGACCCAATGGAACCAACAGAAccaatggacccaatggacccaatggacACTATGATATCAATGGACCCAACAGAACCAATGGACCCAATAAAACCAATGGAACCAACAGAACCAATGGAACCGAGGGACCCAACGGAACCAACGGACCCAATGGCACCAATGGACACAGTGGACCCAATGGACCCAACAGAACCAACGGACCCAATGGACCCAACGGAACCAATGGACTCAACGGAACCAAGGGACCCAATGGCGCCAATGGGCCCAATGGACCCAATAGAACAAATGGACCCAATGGAACCAATAGAACCAATGGACCCAACAGAACCAATGTAACCGAGGGACCCAATGGACCCAAAGGACCCAATGAACCCAACGGACCCAACGGAACCAATGGACCCGATGGAATCAATGGACCCAACAGAACCAATGGAACCGAGGGACCCAACGGAACCAACGGACCCAATGGCGCCAATGGACACAGTGGACCCAATGGACCCAGTGGACCCAATAGAACCAATGGACCCAATGGAACCAATGGACCCAATAGAACCAATAGAACCGAGGGACCCAAAGCACCCAATGGAACCAATGGAGCCAATGGAAGCAACGGAACCAACGGACCCAATAGAACCGATGGACCCAACAGAACCGAGGACCCAATGGACCCAAGGGAACCAATAGAACCAGTGGACCCAACGGAACCAATGAACCCAATGGCGccaatggacccaatggacccaatggacccaatggacccaatggacccaatggaACCGAGGGATCCAAAGCACCCAATGGAACCAATGGAGccaatggacccaatggacccaatggacccaatggacCCAACAGAACCAATGGCCCCAATGGAACCAATAGAACCAATGGACCCAACAGAACCAATGGAACCAATGGAACCAAGGGACCCAATGGCGCCAATGGCAGCAGGCCTTTGCTTTCGGCCGTTCGTTTCCTTGCCTTTATTAATTGCACTGTTAATTACAATGAGCTGCGTTCCATGA
- the LOC112531190 gene encoding collagen alpha-1(V) chain-like isoform X7, translating into MDPMGPNGPNGHCVINGHNGPNGPNGPNGHCDINGPNGPNGPNGPNGPNGPNGHSDINGPNGHCDINGPNGPNGPNGHCDINGPNGPNGPNGRYDINGSNGPNGPNGHYEINGPNGPNGPNGTAGAAGGPRAAVTPPGPMGSHGTDPPNGTHGPDGHCHINGPNGPNGHCDINGPNGPNGPNGPNGHCHINAPSGHNGPNGSNGHCDINGPNGPNRPNGPNGPNGRYDINGPNGPNGPNGRYDIKGPNGPNGTNGTDGPDGPNGPSGTTGPNGTAGAAGGPRAAVTPPGPMGSHGTDRPNGTHGPNGHCVINGPNGHYDINGPNGPNGPNGHCHINGHNGPNGHCVINGCNGPNGPNGPNGPNRTNGPNGTNRTNGPNGPNGHYDINGPNRTNGPNKTNGTNRTNGTEGPNGTNGPNGTNGHSGPNGPNRTNGPNGPNGTNGLNGTKGPNGANGPNGPNRTNGPNGTNRTNGPNRTNVTEGPNGPKGPNEPNGPNGTNGPDGINGPNRTNGTEGPNGTNGPNGANGHSGPNGPSGPNRTNGPNGTNGPNRTNRTEGPKAPNGTNGANGSNGTNGPNRTDGPNRTEDPMDPREPIEPVDPTEPMNPMAPMDPMDPMDPMDPMDPMEPRDPKHPMEPMEPMDPMDPMDPMDPTEPMAPMEPIEPMDPTEPMEPMEPRDPMAPMAAGLCFRPFVSLPLLIALLITMSCVP; encoded by the exons AtggacccaatgggacccaatggacccaatggacACTGTGTTATCAATGGGCACAATGGACCCAATGGTcccaatggacccaatggacACTGTGATATCAATGGAcccaatggacccaatggacccaatggacccaatggacccaatggacccaatggacACTCTGATATCAATGGACCCAATGGA CACTGTGATATCAATGGAcccaatggacccaatggacCCAATGGGCACTGTGATATCAATGGAcccaatggacccaatggacccaatggacGCTATGATATCAATGGATccaatggacccaatggacccaatggacACTATGAGATCAATGGAcccaatggacccaatggacccaatggcactgctggcgctgCTGGAGGGCCGCGGGCTGCTGTGACACCACCCGGCCCAATGGGCTCACACGGAACCGAcccacccaatgggacccatGGACCCGATGGGCACTGTCATATCAATGGACCCAATGGACCCAATGGGCACTGTGATATCAATGGAcccaatggacccaatggacccaatggacccaatggacACTGTCATATCAATGCACCCAGTGGACACAATGGACCCAATGGTTCCAATGGACACTGTGATATCAATGGACCCAATGGACCCAATAGAcccaatggacccaatggacccaatggacGCTATGATATCAATGGAcccaatggacccaatggacccaatggacGCTATGATATCAAGGGAcccaatggacccaatggaACCAATGGAACCGATGGACCCGATGGACCCAATGGACCCAGTGGAACCACTGGACCcaatggcactgctggcgctgCTGGAGGGCCGCGGGCTGCTGTGACACCACCCGGCCCAATGGGCTCACACGGAACCGACCGACCCAATGGGACCCATGGACCCAATGGGCACTGTGTTATCAATGGACCCAATGGACACTATGATATCAATGGAcccaatggacccaatggacCCAATGGGCACTGTCATATCAATGGACACAATGGGCCCAATGGACACTGTGTTATCAATGGATGCAATGGAcccaatggacccaatggacccaatggacCCAACAGAACCAATGGACCCAATGGAACCAACAGAAccaatggacccaatggacccaatggacACTATGATATCAATGGACCCAACAGAACCAATGGACCCAATAAAACCAATGGAACCAACAGAACCAATGGAACCGAGGGACCCAACGGAACCAACGGACCCAATGGCACCAATGGACACAGTGGACCCAATGGACCCAACAGAACCAACGGACCCAATGGACCCAACGGAACCAATGGACTCAACGGAACCAAGGGACCCAATGGCGCCAATGGGCCCAATGGACCCAATAGAACAAATGGACCCAATGGAACCAATAGAACCAATGGACCCAACAGAACCAATGTAACCGAGGGACCCAATGGACCCAAAGGACCCAATGAACCCAACGGACCCAACGGAACCAATGGACCCGATGGAATCAATGGACCCAACAGAACCAATGGAACCGAGGGACCCAACGGAACCAACGGACCCAATGGCGCCAATGGACACAGTGGACCCAATGGACCCAGTGGACCCAATAGAACCAATGGACCCAATGGAACCAATGGACCCAATAGAACCAATAGAACCGAGGGACCCAAAGCACCCAATGGAACCAATGGAGCCAATGGAAGCAACGGAACCAACGGACCCAATAGAACCGATGGACCCAACAGAACCGAGGACCCAATGGACCCAAGGGAACCAATAGAACCAGTGGACCCAACGGAACCAATGAACCCAATGGCGccaatggacccaatggacccaatggacccaatggacccaatggacccaatggaACCGAGGGATCCAAAGCACCCAATGGAACCAATGGAGccaatggacccaatggacccaatggacccaatggacCCAACAGAACCAATGGCCCCAATGGAACCAATAGAACCAATGGACCCAACAGAACCAATGGAACCAATGGAACCAAGGGACCCAATGGCGCCAATGGCAGCAGGCCTTTGCTTTCGGCCGTTCGTTTCCTTGCCTTTATTAATTGCACTGTTAATTACAATGAGCTGCGTTCCATGA